The Podarcis raffonei isolate rPodRaf1 chromosome 2, rPodRaf1.pri, whole genome shotgun sequence genome window below encodes:
- the LOC128409568 gene encoding LOW QUALITY PROTEIN: WD repeat-containing protein 46-like (The sequence of the model RefSeq protein was modified relative to this genomic sequence to represent the inferred CDS: substituted 1 base at 1 genomic stop codon), which yields MGPGRKKTMSGKVDPFPGPASVSREQVRKFQRGAGGQLGIVSNKRLKRQLARQEEKAQAAAKQAARMEMLLLEDAGFLEGDEGEDTCTIAQADIAEAVDLAAGAKHFELRLNQFGPYRVDYTRNGRHLLLGGRRGHVAALDWHTKALMCEINVMESIADVAWLHTETMFAVAQRKWLYVYDNQGVELNCLKRFHGVQRMQFLPYHFLLATASETGFLQYLDISVGTEVATICTKGGRLGVMAQNPSNAIVHLGQQRXDSHCGGLVTLWSPNVKEPLVRMLCHQGAVRALAVDGFGTYMATSGLDRKLHIYDLRTYRRLHSLLLPTGAGQLDFSQRGLLGAACQEVIQVYKDIVSCPPTRPYLCHSLPRPAHALRFCPFEDVLGVGHGEGFASLLVPGAGEPNFDALESNPFRSRKQRQEWEVKALLEKIPHELISLDPGQLGTVDRVSLEQRQKERVERLGYDPQAKVKFCPRKRTKGRDSAVGRLRRRKKVAAEEQRTAIRKSISQRQKGQQRPCPQAPKAPQGQRSALDRFQK from the exons ATGGGTCCTGGCAGGAAGAAGACCATGTCAGGG AAGGTGGACCCGTTTCCTGGCCCGGCCTCCGTCAGCCGTGAGCAAGTGCGCAAGTTCCAGCGAGGAGCCGGGGGCCAACTG GGGATAGTGTCCAACAAACGCCTTAAGCGCCAGCTGGCCAGGCAGGAGGAGAAGGCCCAGGCAGCAGCCAAGCAGGCGGCCCGGATGGAGATGCTTCTCCTGGAGGATGCTGG GTTCCTGGAAGGAGATGAGGGGGAAGACACCTGCACCATCGCCCAGGCCGACATCGCAGAGGCCGTAGACCTGGCCGCCGGTGCAAAG CATTTTGAGCTGCGGCTGAACCAGTTTGGCCCGTACCGGGTGGACTACACGCGCAACGGCAG GCATCTCCTCCTGGGGGGCCGAAGGGGCCACGTGGCGGCCCTCGACTGGCACACAAAGGCCTTGATGTGCGAGATCAACGTCATGGAGTCCATCGCAGACGTGGC GTGGCTGCACACGGAGACCATGTTTGCCGTGGCCCAGCGGAAGTGGCTCTACGTCTACGACAACCAGGGGGTGGAGCTCAACTGCCTCAAGCGCTTCCACGGGGTCCAGCGGATGCAGTTCCTGCCCTACCACTTCCTCCTGGCCACAGCG AGCGAGACGGGCTTCCTGCAGTACCTGGATATCTCTGTGGGGACGGAGGTGGCCACCATCTGCACCAAGGGGGGCCGGCTGGGGGTCATGGCGCAGAACCCCTCCAACGCCATCGTCCACCTGGGACAGCAACGGTGAGACTCCCACTGTGGCGGGTTGG TGACCCTCTGGAGCCCCAACGTCAAGGAGCCCCTCGTTCGGATGCTCTGCCACCAGGGGGCCGTGAGGGCGTTGGCGGTCGACGGCTTTGGCAC CTACATGGCCACCTCTGGGCTGGACCGGAAGCTGCACATCTACGACCTGCGCACCTACCGCCGCCTCCACTCCCTCCTGCTGCCCACCGGCGCCGGGCAGCTAGATTTCAGCCAGcgggggctcctgggggccgcATGCCAGGAGGTCATCCAG gtgTACAAGGACATTGTCTCCTGCCCGCCCACGAGGCCTTACCTGTGCCACTCCCTTCCGCGCCCAGCTCACGCCCTGCGCTTCTGCCCCTTTGAGGACGTGCTGGGCGTGGGCCACGGAGAAGGCTTTGCCAGCCTCCTGGTGCCAG GAGCCGGGGAGCCCAACTTTGATGCCCTGGAGAGCAACCCTTTCCGCAGCCGGAAGCAGCGCCAGGAGTGGGAGGTCAAGGCTCTCTTGGAGAAG ATCCCGCACGAGCTGATCTCGCTGGATCCCGGCCAGCTGGGCACCGTGGACAGGGTCTCTCTGGAGCAGCGGCAGAAGGAGCGGGTTGAAAGACTG GGCtacgacccccaagccaaggtcAAGTTCTGCCCCCGGAAGCGGACGAAGGGCCGCGACTCGGCCGTGGGGAGACTCCGGCGCCGGAAAAAGGTGGCGGCGGAGGAGCAGCGC ACGGCCATTCGGAAGAGCATCTCACAGCGCCAAAAGGGACAGCAGCGACCATGTCCGCAGGCCCCCAAAGCCCCCCAAGGTCAGAGGTCGGCCTTGGACCGCTTCCAGAAGTAG
- the LOC128409557 gene encoding beta-1,3-galactosyltransferase 4-like — protein MALPPPRRRPRLLLLLCGASALSLGVLFLAGGAHEALLSRSLPYLLPSSGGRPFSSSSCAPLLPSAQAFLLAPAGDPCALRTPFLLVLVASAPDHAARRQAVRDTWGGARWAGGRPTRTLFALGVPSEPSQQAALEREAAQHGDLLQGRFLDTYANLTLKTLALLGWAATCCPGASFVVKADDDVFLNLPALARHLGALPSPPPPYLGRIHWWVRPNRDPRSRHHLPAPLYPADTFPPYCSGTAYVLSGEAVPALLGAARHVPLVPLEDVFVGLCARQAGLAPLHLPHMAGSEHFPPDACCYREVLFSVHGVAPAEMVAVWEEVGTHEGACSAWQRALGLVRCKALAWLAA, from the coding sequence AtggcgctgccccccccccgccgccgcccccgcctcctgctgctgctctgtggGGCCTCGGCCCTTTCGCTGGGGGTCCTCTTCCTGGCCGGCGGGGCGCACGAGGCGCTGCTGTCGCGCTCGCTGCCCTACCTGCTCCCCTCCAGCGGGGGgcgccccttctcctcctccagctgcgcCCCCCTCCTGCCCTCCGCCCAGGCCTTCCTGCTGGCGCCCGCGGGCGACCCCTGTGCCCTCCGCACGCCCTTCCTGCTGGTCCTGGTGGCCAGCGCGCCAGACCACGCCGCCCGGCGCCAGGCCGTGCGGGACACCTGGGGCGGGGCGCGGTGGGCCGGCGGGCGCCCCACCAGGACCCTCTTCGCCCTGGGGGTGCCCTCGGAGCCCTCCCAGCAGGCCGCCCTGGAGCGGGAGGCGGCGCAGCACGGAGACCTCCTCCAGGGGCGCTTCCTGGACACCTACGCCAACCTGACCCTCAAGACCCTGGCACTCCTCGGGTGGGCAGCCACGTGCTGCCCAGGCGCCTCCTTCGTGGTCAAGGCCGACGACGACGTCTTCCTCAACCTGCCCGCCCTGGCGCGCCACCTGGGCGCCCTGCCCAGCCCCCCGCCGCCCTACCTGGGCCGCATCCACTGGTGGGTGCGCCCCAACCGCGACCCCCGGAGCCGGCACCACCTCCCGGCCCCGCTCTACCCGGCCGACACCTTCCCCCCCTACTGCAGTGGCACCGCCTACGTCCTCTCAGGGGAAGCCGTGCCAGCCCTGCTGGGGGCGGCACGCCATGTCCCCCTGGTGCCCCTGGAGGACGTCTTTGTGGGGCTGTGCGCCCGCCAGGCCGGCCTGGCCCCCCTGCACCTGCCCCACATGGCTGGCTCGGAGCACTTCCCGCCGGACGCCTGCTGCTACAGGGAGGTATTGTTCAGCGTCCATGGCGTGGCGCCGGCCGAGATGGTGGCTGTTTGGGAGGAGGTGGGCACCCACGAGGGGGCGTGCAGCGCCTGGCAGAGGGCCCTGGGGCTCGTCCGCTGCAAGGCCCTGGCGTGGCTGGCGGCGTGA